TTAAGGATCCCTCTAATGCGCTGTAGAATGTAAAAGATTGCGTCGAGGGGGAATCGAACCCCCGGCTCCCCGACGCTGCTTGATGGCAACGGAgaattttattactaaaccaTCGACGCTGATAATGAACTCATGTGGAGTTGTGGATAGAGATCGTGAGAGGGCCTAGGGCTGATGGGTTGTGGTGTTGCGGTGCTGCTAATTATCGTGCTCTTAATCCTAGAGCGCCTCTCGATTTTGCGACATAGTTGAGGTGGGCAGAGGAGATAAGGTaagaatactaaaaaagctaaattccTTTCCGACTATCGGTCTTATATAATCCGGATGGCGGGAATGAGATTGCGGGGGCACTACCGCGGTTATCCTATGTGTAGTTCGGCACGCGGACGGTAATCTTGTGAAAGTTGCTGATAAGGATTCGAATCTAGACCCCGTCTTACGGCGTAGGATGCAAGCTGCATAACTTAGGCGCGTTGACTAAATATCAGCTTGCTATATTGAGTATCAAAGTCCGTGTTAGCCAATCGCTGGGCAAAACTAACTAATGAAACAATCCTCGTTTAGCCTACGTGCTGTCACTCTAAGACAAGCGCTTATGATGTTGATAGTATCGATATCTCACCGCGCAGCCGCTAAAGAGCCCCTCTATTGAGTTTGCTGTTGCCTAGTTATAATTTGGGGCCTTTGCCGAGGACGCTACTGACAATTTGCTCCTTTGTGATTGTCTGTAGCAAGTCAGTTGGACATTGTTAACCTGGAAATCCGTATTTCTATTTCAGGTGGTCGTACACCCATTTTTCTTCTAACTTTACTATGTTTGATACTAGCATCTCCATCCTCTAAAAATGCCCGGTAGTGGAGCATTCTGGGGCTTGACCCCTATTATCGACATCTAGAAGATAACCTTGGTATTGGTTGTCGGTGTCTTACTCTtattctacctttttatcaTCCACCTGACGGTTCTGCCCCTAATCCCGGGCATCCTTTATAAACGGAGATGGCGATGGATGCTAGCGGGATACCTCGCCCCCCTCGGCACTTACTGGCTCCTGAGCGGTGAAGTATTTAGCTGGTTTTCTTGGGAATCACTCGATCTTAAGTCACCGATCGTATAGATATTCCTCCCGACCTTCTCCCTTAGGAGACCCACTGTGATTCTGGCCGACTTACTAGAAATCGAGGAAATTGCTATGAGGAAACTGGGTGAGATGGATAGGGCATCGCTCATCTACGACATGTTTGGCTTTATCATGCCGAACGCAACGTTTAGTATGAAGACAAATGACAAGTTGAAGTCTTAACGACGCTTATGGGGCGTTGTTTTTTTATCGCAGTTCCTCTATGAGGTCGCTGCTCCTAGGTTCTATGAGTCTATATCACGACTCATCGACTTGTGGAAGCTCAGGTCCAAggctaataactaataaccGTTTAGAGCTATAGATGACCTTAAATTAACCGCTCTAGACGCCATTGGCGCAATCTTATTGGGCTTAGACCTTAGCATGCTCTAACAagagatataaaaagtaaacccTAAAGCGCAATCACTAAATAAAGGAGATCTTGGACTATGTAGGGATGGACCGCTGTTGGTTCACTCAATGGAAATTTTGCTCCAATGTCTTAACTGGGTGACGACGAGCATTAGTGTGCGCTTGTCGAAGTGGGTTATTGGTCAGCTCTTATACTTTCGCCGTGCCCAGGCTGCCGTCACAAATATCCTTAACTATGAGATCAATGCTGCGTTTGTTCGCATTTAGAGTCAAAATGGAGACTAGAGACATCCGAGATGTGGCTTATAGGAAGTCTTGAAAAGAAACTCGATGTTCTATATCGACCCCTTAACTCAAGGCTAGATAAGGGACGAGTTATTCCAGTTCCTCATCTTTGGCCATGAGATAACAAGTGCTGGGCTCGGATGGGCGTTGAAGCACCTGGCAGATAACTAGGCTGTATAAGCACGTTTGAGGAGCGCCCTCGTTGACGCTTTCGGGCTCGATAAACCTGGACTCCTAACTACTTCTGATATCGCTTTAACAGATGTGCTATACTTGGATGCGTTCATTGCCGAGGTCCTCCGTGTATCGTATCCTGGCCCTGTGGCTTTTAGAGAGACGATCACTGGGTGCTAGATCCTAGGAGTCAACATCCCGGCTGGGACCCCCGTTCTCCTAGTTACGGGTGGACCCTCCTATTTATAGGAATACTATATAGAGTACGGCAGTGAGCGAAAATCCAAACGCTGGGATACTAACTTGGCACCCCTAGATCAGTTTGTGCCGGAAAGATGGATGCGCTCCGATGGCACATTTAACGCTATTGCGGGCCCATCCTTGCCGTTCTCGACTGGTGCGAGAGGTTGTTTCGGAAGGAAAATTGCGTTATTGGAAATGAAGTTTATGATAAGCATGCTTCTTCTCAGCTTCGAGTTCCCTGAGCTTGAGAGTCGCCTGAGCACATATGGGTCGACAGATGCCCAGATCAGACGACCTACTCAGTGCTACGTTTAACTAATGTAGAGCGCCGTTCGTTAAGAGTATATAATTGCCCAGTATAAGGACATAAACCGACCCAGcagtttttcttttatttcgaTTTCGATATAGCAAGATATGAACTTGTATATAAAAGGAACACCCTTTGATGGAACCCAAATATAGTTAAGCGTGgatttttactaaactaaactAGGGAGCATTGGCTCGTCTAATGCACGGACACGGATGATTATACTTTACTTCTTGTGCttgatcttaataataaactgtCGTCTGGTAGTACTCCAGAATTTCTAGTGGATTctctttaacttaattatctAATCAATAACCTTTTATTGCTGCCCGGAAGGATTGCTAGGAAAGCCCGAATGAGAGTGTATGAGaagattaatattaaaagtgtTATCTAGGTAGTCCGCCCAGAAAGTGTTATAAAATATCTGATTAGTTGCCTGATGAGAGCTCTTAGTTCTTGATGGTGCCTCGGGCTGGGATGGATTGAGGCCTGCAGAATCTAAGACTCCGTTACTACTACGGAACGaacttaatatagctagattGCCTTCTTCGCCCGCGTACTGCGGGGCAAATGTTCGGTAGTTTGGGCTATGCTTCGACTCCCGTTAGGACTTACACGCTATAGAATGGCGTAGTGCCGAGGAAAAATCGAGAGTACTTACGATATTAGATATTACGTTAACGATGGACCCCTGACCGGCAAGTCTCCTTATCAGACTGACGAACGATTTTAAGATCCATAACCTAACAGGCCAGGACTTTAACAGTTGACTTAACGCTAGCAAGCATTACCGTAATTTGTTTTCGGCCAGTTGCTAGCGGATTAGGTCTTTATAGCAAATAACGATAGTATAGATAGAAAGAGCGCTAAATAATGTCGGGACACTGGATACTGTCAGAAGTCGGCATTTTAAGCCTTATTTAAGGAGTTCTTATAGATATATCTGTGCGGATCTAATATTCTTAGTAGCGAGTAGGTCTTCTGCATTACGAGTAATAGCGTCCGCTACTATGCGAGCTTGCTTATCTCTTTCTAACTCTACCGGCGTGAGGTTATCGATAGCCTTCGGTCTAAACAGGAGGATATAGTAGTATCTATAGAGCGTTAACCCAGGATTtcgattttaaaataagttcaGAGCATTTACTAATAAGTGAACTAAACTATACTAGCCCAGAATAAAGCGCCGAGCGAGCTATCGAGCGGCGCTAGACTTAGGTACGCCGGCAGACTTAAATTCTATCGGCAGAGCTCTTTTTTTAGCAACTTAGCTTCgtacttcttaattatagcACGACGTGGGCTGAACTTAGCGACTATTATATCCCCCACTATAAAGGTATGTATTAGGTTTGTACCGGAATAGGTTAAGAGGTCATTAGTCTAGACTTAAGGGCAGACGCTCACATATCGTAGTTAGTTTCGCTATCTCTATAACATATACTACgtagtatttatactaagcgggtatttattaagcctcgccggttaggcctcgttagttaagggatagcttagggggtataaagagggggactaagtaataaaggagcagcttaggtatatatagagcgctagtagtatacctcgagagaagggtagattttaataattcctcttttagaccctaatagtagttagcctctatgagcttcttccctatatcgtagacttattaatagtctaaaatctctacttacgaAGGGGACTAGGCtagaagcttaaaatattaataagaacgagACGTAGTAAGAGAGCGTAGTCGGCgctacgataataaaaaaaagacgactcttTTCTATTGGACCCCCTAGAGTTACCTctttcttagtaaataatataagaacgaagcgtagtaggattattaacgtaatagtaacgtaaaaagactatattactaggagtattaacgaattttaaataaaatagcgaaCCTCCTACCCTTACTCGCTAATACCTAAACCGAACGATAAGcgataggctaataaaactataaaaataagaacgataattaaaaaaagaaatccttatcgtaatatataaagaccgcttatataaaaaacgagtaaatttagaacgcttatagagctctttaaatagcccggcccccgtgctaaaagttatagtcttagttatagtagcctcggacgttagctttaatataaataaaaacgtaaacccctagactaaggatagtttaataagcaAAGCCGTACTTAAAGCGCCGCTCGAGCAATAATAAAGCGACGAGTTCGTACTACCtaagcccctatttactagctcccttttaacttaagtaagcgctataagtagaacgtttatatttagaccgCTATCCctccctaacttattatatattagtaaatcggcataggatttataaaacttcctctttaactattactatcgcttcgacctataggcttaataaataaaaacagACCGCAataaagtagcgtatatagttagctacctaaatagtagtataaaaacctcctaaatatactatattttcgactactaaaggacccccggttttataataaactaggttatataagaggaactaaagacctttttataaaataacctatccGATCCTACTAACTAAGGAATAGTAgcgagtatataactaaatagtgccttataaggctaaaaaaaaaaagtcgacGAGTTTAttagccgtattaataagctcgagatagaattagaatatatcttaataaagaaatagaggatctctacgctaataagtaagctacggcccgaactacgcctcgtaatagtattataaatagaacttctataGACTTGcctatagttagtattactaataagacgtattaaataatccttactattagtaaggaGCCTACGAACgtcccctaggtaatattctaACTTAAACTCGAACGAGCTAATAGAAAAACACCGgggcgttaataagttaaatacgtaaagaACATACCGTAACtcgcttagtaaggatactacgtattataattataaaaagactagctatattataaaggattaccCGTAACCACgggagtagtattagtaatactataactacggtAAAACTAGGCACCTTACTAATAGTTACCCGAgcgttatatactataaatataactaaaaggggtataaggccgctagttattaattagacctcgccctaactaagtagcgcggactagtaacgagctcgaatactattttaataaaaagagtaactagtgattaataagggcggcgCTTAGACGTCCCgacctatatatacctaaactatatataagaaaagctaagcgcccttatcgatttagGAGTAAAAGGGAacatagttagtattaggctacttaatagctttaacgctAATCTACGAATTTACTTATCGCTATAGCTAGTAAACATCGAGGGTAAATAGATAGAAACGCTAAGaagctactacttatagcttcgaattactaatagcgactacgtaatagagatatagctatattgcttcgtaatagctaatattatagtacttatacttatcctcggtttcccttagctagaggatattaacccgctaattagttaaaaataaaaaaaatagcggTATCTAATTTACGAACGATATATCCGCTTAGACgccttaaaaaaggggctactaaacgacttagttttagtaatactcgcgcatatcgtaattaacctagctataaatagcgaCGTAGTACTAGCGAGCGTAGCTAAGAACTAAAAGCTATGTTAttaagactttaataacttattcttaaaaaagaaggctaTTTTACTACTAAATAGAGCACCGTAcgactactatattaaactaaataacgtAGCGCCTATCCCCTAAGGACCTATTTACCTACTATCGAactataagctcgagatcctacgtaactatttaataaaaacagAGGCTAGGGGCTAAATACGCCCCTCTATAAGCCTAGTAAGAGCACctatcctctttatacctaaaaaaggaggagagctacgactttacgttaactatagagcgattaataaaattatataaaaaaacagaacgccgctaccgctaattaaagagatattaaatagactatttaatacttctatttttacgAAACTAGACCTTAAGAACGCGTACTACCGTATACGTATAGCcgagggtaataagtaaaagacgGCTTTTCGTACTAAATACGGgtagttcgagtacttagttatacctttcgggctaactaacgcgcccgcgactttctaagcgcatattaataacgttctgagcggcctagttaatactatctatattatatacctagataatatcctaatatatagtaacgacTACGTAGCGTATAAAGAGCACGTACGTAGTATATTATAGAGACTACGGTAatagaacttatatttaaataataataaatacgagttctatatatcgcgtataggattcttagggtatatcgtatttaaCAAAAGTATAGAAATAAAACCCGCGCgtactaaaactataataaattagctacttccgaagagcgttaaaaatatatagacgttccttagatttacggggttctactatagatttattaataactacgctaagataatagtacttctaatagacttactaaaaaaggcAAAACCGGGATAATTagagctactaatactagctataaagtcgtttaaaaagctattaatagtatttactaacgcgCTAATACTACGATATTTCGACCCTACCCTACTtatacggttataaataaacgcttcggctcgagctattggcttagtaattacgtaattatttaaaggtaattagtacctaattacttataggttaaggaaattaacggatacggagagctgctataatataaaagacgcagagctactagctattataaacgtactaaGGAACTAACGATATTACCTCGCTTATAGCTaagattaggtcgtagtatttatagattattttaacctatagttcctaaatataaaaaaaagactaaacGGGAAATAGCTACGCTAGCTAGATAAACTCGTAGCGTTTAATATCGAGATTAGGTTTaaactaggtataaaaaacctagcggatagactattataaaaacctaactacggtaaaaatagtaacgaTAGCGGAGCGGAGgagctactattaaaaataaaagaaaacctttataacgctaaaaatatataaaagccccttagagtcgtagtaataaagtatataaggaCGAGCTACGGGAGCAGctcctaaataaaaaggataataagtattctaaaagcggaattagtaataatatagagaagTAAGCGAAGGAGGTTAAGAGCTCTAGCTCGAGAGAACTCTAAGGAGCACCTCGAGAGGTATAACGGGGCTACGAGCCTAGGGTATTAGAATTATAGCATAGTATTTAGAGAGCTACTTAAGCCTATTACTAGAACTATAAATCGTAAGCTACTCGTTctataaaactttaatataataagagtatttaaaatagtatttaataaagaggggttattaataataagttaactacgggctacttaataaaaagacgtttttataaaagataggtagtaaactaaaaagaactaaCGGCCTCGCTTAGCTAagaagaagtaataatagagctaagtatacgactCTAAAGGGCTACTATACTATAGCGGCCGCGCCTacgtactactatataaggggctaagGAGGGAAGTTAtcgaagtatattataatacgcctACGGcgggatattataatataaagcggacGATAGCGCTACtaaaacgttattattactaagataaagtaagtagggatataaaaagttatattaatacttatataatatactagcggacgaagcctcgttattataagctatatagcttaCTACGCCCCCTACTTACCCTAGTTAGGCTATAGTAagagatattactaaactttattacgagcttacttatattaactatactaatcgGGAGGCGCC
This is a stretch of genomic DNA from Colletotrichum lupini chromosome 10, complete sequence. It encodes these proteins:
- a CDS encoding cytochrome P450, producing MEILLQCLNWVTTSISVRLSKWVIGQLLYFRRAQAAVTNILNYEINAASALVDAFGLDKPGLLTTSDIALTDVLYLDAFIAEILGVNIPAGTPVLLVTDQFVPERWMRSDGTFNAIAGPSLPFSTGARGCFGRKIALLEMKFMISMLLLSFEFPELESRLSTYGSTDAQIRRPTHEAAIFDKNFGRGFCLLLY